From a single Streptomyces rubradiris genomic region:
- a CDS encoding cytochrome ubiquinol oxidase subunit I, which translates to MDLALAPETLARWQFGITTVYHFLFVPLTISLAALTAGLQTAWVRTEKEKYLRATKFWGKLFLINIAMGVVTGIVQEFQFGMNWSDYSRFVGDIFGAPLAFEALIAFFFESTFIGLWIFGWDKLPKKIHLACIWMVSIGTILSAYFILAANSWMQHPVGYKIDKARGRAELTDFWAVLTQNTALTQAFHTLSAAFLTGGAFMVGISAYHLARKKHIREMKTSLRLGLITVAIAGLLTAVSGDTLGKVMFKQQPMKMAAAEALWDGQKPAPFSIFAYGDVEKGHNSVAIEIPGLLSFLADDNFTSYVPGINDVNKSEQQKFGPGDYRPNIPVAFWGFRWMIGFGMASFAIGLAGLWLTRKKFMLPQHLRVGEDEVPHLVLFKNQALGPKLTPWYWRIATWTMAFPLIANSWGWIFTEMGRQPWVVYGVLRTRDAVSPGVSQGEVLTSMAVFTALYAILAVVEVKLLAKYVKAGPPDLTEADLNPPTKIGGDTRDADKPMAFSY; encoded by the coding sequence GTGGACCTGGCTTTGGCGCCGGAAACACTGGCGCGCTGGCAGTTCGGCATCACCACCGTCTACCACTTCCTGTTCGTTCCGTTGACGATCTCCCTGGCCGCGCTCACGGCCGGGCTGCAGACGGCCTGGGTGCGCACGGAGAAGGAGAAGTACCTCAGAGCGACCAAGTTCTGGGGCAAGCTCTTCCTGATCAACATCGCCATGGGCGTGGTCACCGGCATCGTGCAGGAGTTCCAGTTCGGCATGAACTGGTCGGACTACTCGCGCTTCGTCGGTGACATCTTCGGCGCCCCGCTCGCCTTCGAGGCGCTGATCGCGTTCTTCTTCGAGTCCACGTTCATCGGCCTGTGGATCTTCGGCTGGGACAAGCTGCCGAAGAAGATCCACCTGGCCTGCATCTGGATGGTCTCGATCGGCACGATCCTGTCGGCGTACTTCATCCTCGCGGCCAACTCCTGGATGCAGCACCCGGTCGGGTACAAGATCGACAAGGCCAGGGGGCGGGCCGAGCTGACCGACTTCTGGGCCGTGCTGACCCAGAACACCGCCCTCACTCAGGCCTTCCACACGCTCTCGGCGGCCTTCCTGACCGGTGGCGCCTTCATGGTGGGCATATCCGCCTACCACCTGGCCCGCAAGAAGCACATCCGCGAGATGAAGACCTCGCTGCGGCTCGGTCTCATCACCGTGGCCATCGCCGGTCTGCTCACCGCGGTCAGCGGCGACACCCTCGGCAAGGTGATGTTCAAGCAGCAGCCGATGAAGATGGCCGCCGCCGAGGCCCTGTGGGACGGCCAGAAGCCCGCGCCGTTCTCGATCTTCGCCTACGGCGACGTGGAGAAGGGCCACAACAGCGTGGCCATCGAGATCCCGGGCCTGCTCTCCTTCCTCGCCGACGACAACTTCACCTCGTACGTCCCCGGCATCAACGACGTCAACAAGTCCGAGCAGCAGAAGTTCGGGCCCGGCGACTACCGGCCCAACATCCCGGTGGCCTTCTGGGGCTTCCGCTGGATGATCGGCTTCGGCATGGCCTCCTTCGCCATCGGGCTGGCCGGACTCTGGCTGACCCGCAAGAAGTTCATGCTGCCGCAGCACCTCAGGGTCGGCGAGGACGAGGTGCCGCACCTGGTGCTGTTCAAGAACCAGGCGCTCGGTCCGAAGCTCACCCCTTGGTACTGGCGCATCGCGACCTGGACGATGGCCTTCCCGCTGATCGCCAACTCCTGGGGCTGGATCTTCACCGAGATGGGCCGCCAGCCGTGGGTCGTCTACGGCGTCCTCCGGACCCGGGACGCGGTCTCCCCCGGTGTCTCCCAGGGCGAGGTCCTCACCTCGATGGCCGTCTTCACCGCGCTGTACGCGATCCTCGCCGTGGTCGAGGTGAAGCTGCTCGCGAAGTACGTCAAGGCCGGCCCGCCCGACCTCACCGAGGCCGACCTCAACCCGCCCACGAAGATCGGCGGCGACACCCGTGACGCCGACAAGCCGATGGCCTTCTCGTACTAG
- the cydB gene encoding cytochrome d ubiquinol oxidase subunit II: MELHDVWFVLIAVLWTGYFFLEGFDFGVGVLTKLLARDRAERRVLINTIGPVWDGNEVWLLTAGGATFAAFPEWYATLFSGFYLPLLLILVCLIVRGVAFEYRVKRPEEKWQRNWETAIFWCSLLPAFLWGVAFGNIVRGVKIDQHFEYVGDVWDLLNPYALLGGLVTLTLFTFHGAVFTALKTVGDIRVRARKLARWVGLVATIVALAFLLWTQADSGDGKSLVAVILAVAALAAALVANQAGREGWAFALSGVTIVATVAVLFFSLFPNVMPSTLNGDWSLTVTNASSSPYTLKIMTWLAAIATPLVVLYQGWTYWVFRKRIGTQHIAPDAAH; this comes from the coding sequence ATGGAACTTCACGACGTCTGGTTCGTCCTGATCGCCGTCCTGTGGACCGGCTACTTCTTCCTGGAGGGCTTCGACTTCGGAGTCGGCGTTCTCACCAAGCTGCTGGCGCGCGACCGAGCCGAGCGCCGGGTGCTGATCAACACCATCGGCCCGGTCTGGGACGGCAACGAGGTGTGGCTGCTCACCGCGGGCGGCGCCACTTTCGCCGCCTTCCCCGAGTGGTACGCCACCCTCTTCTCCGGCTTCTACCTGCCGCTGCTGCTCATCCTGGTCTGCCTGATCGTCCGGGGTGTCGCCTTCGAGTACCGGGTCAAGCGGCCCGAGGAGAAGTGGCAGCGCAACTGGGAGACGGCGATCTTCTGGTGCTCGCTCCTCCCGGCGTTCCTGTGGGGCGTGGCCTTCGGGAACATCGTGCGGGGGGTGAAGATCGACCAGCACTTCGAGTACGTCGGTGACGTCTGGGATCTGCTCAACCCCTATGCCCTGCTCGGCGGCCTGGTGACGCTCACGCTGTTCACCTTCCACGGAGCGGTCTTCACCGCGCTCAAGACCGTCGGCGACATCCGGGTGCGGGCGCGGAAGCTGGCCCGGTGGGTCGGTCTGGTGGCGACCATCGTGGCGCTGGCCTTCCTGCTGTGGACGCAGGCCGACAGCGGTGACGGCAAGAGTCTGGTCGCCGTGATCCTGGCCGTCGCCGCCCTGGCCGCCGCGCTGGTGGCCAACCAGGCCGGACGGGAGGGCTGGGCGTTCGCGCTCTCCGGGGTCACCATCGTGGCCACCGTGGCGGTGCTCTTCTTCTCGCTCTTCCCGAACGTCATGCCGTCCACCCTGAACGGGGACTGGAGCCTGACGGTCACCAACGCCTCGTCGAGCCCCTACACCCTCAAGATCATGACGTGGCTGGCGGCGATCGCCACCCCGCTCGTCGTGCTCTACCAGGGCTGGACCTACTGGGTGTTCCGCAAGCGGATCGGCACGCAGCACATCGCTCCCGACGCCGCTCACTGA
- the cydD gene encoding thiol reductant ABC exporter subunit CydD gives MKSIDPRLLRYARATRLFLVAVIGLGALGAGLVIAQAMLVAEIVVGAFQRGESAAGLRTPLLLLAAVAVGRSLVAWLTELAAHRAGAAVKSELRGRLLDRAAALGPGWLSGQRTGSLVTLATRGVDALDDYFSRYLPQLGLAVVVPVAVLARIVTEDWVSAAIIVGTLPLIPLFMVLIGWATQSRMDRQWRLLSRLSGHFLDVVAGLPTLKVFGRAKAQAESIRRITGEYRQATLRTLRIAFLSSFALELLATLSVALVAVTIGMRLVHGDMDLYIGLVILVLAPEAYLPLRQVGAQYHAAAEGLAAAEEIFSVLETPVPASGTGPVPAGAVAFEDVSVRYPGRSSDAVTGVSFRVEPGETVALVGPSGAGKSTLLGVLLGFVRPTGGRVRVGGADLAGLDLEEWRSRIAWVPQRPHLYAGTIAENVRLARPGADDGAVRRALRDAGAWEFVAALPDGVDTVLGEDGAGLSAGQRQRLALARAFLADRPVLLLDEPTAALDGATEGDVVAAVRRLAAGRTVLLVVHRPALLGVADRVVRLGGADGAEPAGAGRTSRGLRPLDPCPRPPATRIGGLEGEPRESLLGLPEGGPGGAAGEGRLDGDAGLWGRRVLARVRALGGGARGRLAVALLLGSLALGSAVGLMATSGWLISRASQQPPVLYLMVAVTATRAFGIGRAVFRYAERLVSHDAVLRMLADTRVAVYRRLERLAPAGLRGTRRGDLLTRLVADVDAFQDYWLRWLLPAGAAVAVSAASVGFTAWLLPEAGAVLAAGLLAAGAGVPLLTAAVARRTERRLAPARGVLATRVTDLLTGTAELTVAGALPARTDAARRADRVLTGIAARAAAVTGLGDGLTALISGLTVTATAVFGAQAVAAGRLGGVAMAVVVLTPLAAFEAVLGLPLAVRHRQRVRRSAERVYEILDAAEPVREPEQPRPAPVTPFPVVLKGVVARYEGQRREALAGLDLTLERGRRIAVVGASGSGKTTLAQVLLRFLEPQAGSYTLAGVDACAVAGDDVRRLVGLCAQDAHLFDSSVRENLLLARKDATEAELREALARARLLDWVRSLPDGLDTLVGEHGARLSGGQRQRLALARALLAGFPVLVLDEPAEHLDLATADALTADLLAATEGRTTLLITHRLAGLDAVDEVIVLDAGRVVQRGPYRRLLAEDGPLREMAVRESETEALAGTR, from the coding sequence GTGAAATCAATCGACCCACGCCTTCTGCGGTACGCCCGCGCCACCCGTCTCTTCCTCGTGGCCGTCATCGGCCTGGGGGCTCTGGGGGCCGGGCTGGTCATCGCGCAGGCGATGCTCGTCGCCGAGATCGTCGTCGGCGCGTTCCAGCGCGGTGAGTCGGCCGCCGGCCTGCGCACCCCCCTGCTGCTGCTGGCGGCCGTCGCGGTCGGACGGTCGTTGGTCGCGTGGCTCACCGAACTCGCGGCACACCGGGCCGGCGCGGCGGTCAAGTCGGAGCTGCGCGGACGGCTGCTGGACCGGGCGGCGGCGCTCGGCCCGGGGTGGCTGAGCGGGCAGCGGACCGGCTCGCTGGTCACCCTGGCCACGCGCGGGGTCGATGCCCTGGACGACTACTTCTCGCGCTATCTCCCGCAGCTGGGGCTGGCCGTGGTCGTGCCGGTGGCGGTGCTGGCGCGTATCGTCACGGAGGACTGGGTGTCGGCGGCGATCATCGTCGGCACCCTGCCGCTGATTCCGCTGTTCATGGTGCTGATCGGCTGGGCTACCCAGTCCCGGATGGACCGTCAGTGGCGGCTGCTGTCCCGGCTGTCCGGTCACTTCCTGGACGTGGTCGCGGGCCTGCCGACGCTGAAGGTGTTCGGCCGGGCCAAGGCACAGGCCGAGTCCATCCGGCGGATCACCGGGGAGTACCGGCAGGCCACGCTGCGCACCCTGCGGATCGCCTTTCTCTCCTCCTTCGCGCTGGAACTGCTGGCCACGCTGTCCGTCGCGCTGGTCGCCGTGACGATCGGGATGCGGCTCGTCCACGGGGACATGGATCTGTACATCGGGCTGGTGATCCTGGTGCTGGCGCCCGAGGCGTATCTGCCGCTGCGGCAGGTGGGGGCGCAGTACCACGCGGCGGCGGAGGGCCTTGCCGCCGCGGAGGAGATCTTCTCCGTGCTGGAGACGCCGGTTCCGGCGTCGGGTACGGGCCCGGTGCCGGCGGGCGCCGTGGCCTTCGAGGACGTCAGTGTCCGCTATCCCGGGCGCTCGTCGGACGCGGTGACCGGTGTGTCGTTCCGGGTGGAACCTGGTGAGACCGTGGCGCTGGTCGGACCGAGCGGGGCGGGCAAATCCACGCTGCTGGGCGTGTTGCTGGGATTCGTACGGCCCACCGGGGGGCGGGTGCGGGTCGGGGGCGCCGACCTCGCCGGCCTGGACCTGGAGGAGTGGCGGTCGCGGATCGCCTGGGTGCCGCAGCGGCCCCACCTGTACGCCGGGACCATCGCGGAGAACGTGCGGCTGGCCCGGCCCGGGGCCGATGACGGTGCCGTGCGGCGGGCGTTGCGGGACGCGGGCGCCTGGGAGTTCGTGGCGGCGCTGCCGGACGGGGTCGACACCGTGCTCGGGGAGGACGGGGCCGGGTTGTCGGCGGGGCAGCGGCAGCGGCTCGCGCTGGCCCGGGCGTTCCTCGCGGACCGGCCCGTGCTGTTGCTGGACGAGCCGACGGCCGCGCTGGACGGGGCGACGGAGGGGGACGTCGTGGCGGCGGTGCGCAGGCTGGCCGCCGGGCGGACCGTGCTGCTGGTCGTGCACCGGCCCGCGTTGCTGGGGGTGGCCGACAGGGTCGTACGGCTGGGTGGGGCGGATGGCGCGGAGCCCGCGGGGGCCGGCCGGACTTCCAGGGGGCTCCGTCCCCTGGACCCCTGTCCTCGCCCACCCGCCACCCGAATCGGTGGGCTGGAAGGTGAACCGAGGGAGTCGTTGCTCGGCCTGCCGGAAGGCGGCCCTGGGGGAGCGGCTGGGGAAGGTCGGCTGGACGGCGATGCCGGCCTGTGGGGGCGGCGTGTGCTGGCGCGGGTGCGCGCGCTGGGCGGCGGAGCCCGGGGGCGGCTGGCCGTGGCGCTGCTGCTGGGGAGTCTGGCGCTGGGCAGTGCCGTCGGGCTGATGGCGACCTCCGGCTGGCTCATCTCGCGGGCCTCGCAGCAGCCCCCGGTGCTGTATCTGATGGTGGCCGTGACCGCGACCCGCGCCTTCGGTATCGGGCGGGCCGTCTTCCGCTACGCCGAGCGGCTGGTCTCGCACGACGCCGTCCTGCGGATGCTGGCCGACACCCGGGTGGCGGTGTACCGGCGCCTGGAACGCCTCGCCCCGGCGGGGCTGCGCGGCACCCGGCGCGGCGATCTGCTCACCCGGCTGGTCGCGGACGTGGACGCCTTCCAGGACTACTGGTTGCGCTGGCTGCTGCCCGCCGGAGCCGCCGTCGCCGTCTCCGCCGCCTCCGTCGGCTTCACGGCCTGGCTGCTGCCCGAGGCCGGCGCCGTCCTCGCGGCGGGCCTGCTGGCGGCGGGCGCCGGTGTGCCCCTGCTGACCGCTGCCGTGGCCCGGCGGACCGAGCGGCGGCTGGCGCCCGCCCGTGGCGTCCTCGCGACCCGGGTGACCGATCTGCTCACCGGCACCGCGGAACTGACCGTCGCCGGCGCGCTGCCGGCCCGGACGGACGCGGCACGGCGAGCGGACCGCGTCCTCACCGGGATCGCCGCGCGCGCCGCCGCCGTCACCGGGCTCGGGGACGGGCTGACCGCGCTGATCTCCGGGCTCACCGTCACGGCCACCGCGGTCTTCGGCGCCCAGGCGGTGGCGGCGGGCCGGCTGGGCGGCGTGGCGATGGCCGTGGTCGTACTGACCCCGCTGGCCGCCTTCGAGGCCGTCCTGGGGCTGCCGCTCGCCGTGCGGCACCGGCAGCGGGTGCGGCGCAGCGCGGAGCGGGTGTACGAGATCCTGGACGCCGCCGAGCCCGTACGCGAGCCGGAGCAGCCCCGGCCGGCGCCCGTCACACCGTTCCCAGTGGTCCTCAAGGGCGTGGTCGCACGGTATGAGGGACAGCGGCGGGAGGCGCTCGCCGGGCTGGACCTGACGCTGGAGCGGGGGCGCCGGATCGCGGTGGTGGGGGCCTCCGGTTCCGGTAAGACGACCCTCGCGCAGGTGCTGCTGCGGTTCCTGGAACCGCAGGCGGGCTCGTACACGCTCGCCGGGGTGGACGCGTGCGCGGTGGCGGGGGACGACGTACGGCGGCTCGTCGGACTGTGTGCGCAGGACGCGCACCTCTTCGACAGCTCGGTGCGCGAGAACCTGCTGCTGGCCAGGAAGGACGCGACCGAGGCGGAGTTGCGCGAGGCGCTGGCCCGGGCCCGGCTGCTGGACTGGGTCCGGTCGCTGCCCGACGGTCTGGACACGCTGGTCGGCGAGCACGGGGCCCGGCTGTCCGGCGGGCAGCGGCAGCGGCTGGCGCTGGCCCGGGCGCTGCTGGCCGGCTTCCCGGTGCTGGTCCTGGACGAGCCCGCGGAGCACCTGGACCTGGCGACGGCGGACGCGCTGACCGCCGATCTGCTGGCCGCGACCGAGGGCCGCACCACGCTGCTGATCACCCACCGGCTGGCGGGGCTCGACGCGGTGGACGAGGTGATCGTGCTCGACGCGGGCCGGGTGGTGCAGCGCGGGCCGTACCGGCGGCTGCTGGCCGAGGACGGTCCGCTGCGGGAGATGGCCGTCCGGGAGTCCGAGACGGAGGCGTTGGCGGGAACGCGCTGA
- a CDS encoding HAD-IIB family hydrolase, whose product MTSATRQPGTPAAALPARLIATDLDGTLLRDDKSVSARTVAALAAAEEAGIEVFFVTGRPARWMDVVSDHVHGHGLAICGNGAAVVDLHGGPGAHRFVKVRELARENALAAVRLLREAAPGTVFAVEQTYGFHQEPDYPKLHMEIPDTVLPAEELLATDGSTADQPVLKILAYHPSLDPDAFLTLARLAVDGHANVTRSSPSALLELSGPGVSKASTLALCCAERGISHEEVVAFGDMPNDVEMLTWAGRSYAMGNAHPDAVAAASGRTVANNDDGVAVVIERLLADRG is encoded by the coding sequence GTGACCTCAGCGACCAGACAGCCCGGGACCCCTGCCGCCGCCCTGCCGGCGCGGCTGATCGCCACCGACCTCGACGGCACTCTGCTGCGCGACGACAAGTCGGTCTCCGCGCGGACCGTCGCCGCGCTGGCCGCCGCCGAGGAGGCCGGGATCGAGGTCTTCTTCGTCACCGGCCGGCCCGCCCGCTGGATGGACGTGGTCAGCGACCACGTCCACGGCCACGGCCTGGCGATCTGCGGCAACGGCGCCGCCGTGGTCGACCTGCACGGCGGCCCCGGCGCCCACCGGTTCGTCAAGGTCCGCGAGCTGGCCCGGGAGAACGCCCTGGCCGCCGTACGGCTGCTGCGCGAGGCGGCCCCCGGCACGGTGTTCGCGGTCGAGCAGACCTACGGCTTCCACCAGGAGCCGGACTATCCCAAGCTGCACATGGAGATACCGGACACCGTGCTGCCCGCCGAGGAGCTGCTCGCCACCGACGGCTCGACCGCCGACCAGCCGGTCCTCAAGATCCTCGCCTACCATCCCTCCCTCGACCCCGACGCCTTCCTCACGCTGGCCCGCCTGGCGGTCGACGGCCACGCCAACGTCACCCGCTCCAGCCCCAGCGCCCTGCTGGAACTGAGCGGCCCCGGCGTTTCCAAGGCCAGCACCCTCGCCCTGTGCTGCGCCGAGCGCGGCATCTCGCACGAGGAGGTCGTGGCCTTCGGGGACATGCCCAACGACGTCGAGATGCTGACCTGGGCCGGGCGGTCGTACGCGATGGGCAACGCCCACCCGGACGCCGTCGCCGCCGCGTCGGGCCGTACCGTCGCCAACAACGACGACGGCGTGGCAGTGGTGATCGAACGGCTCCTCGCCGACCGCGGGTAG
- a CDS encoding LLM class flavin-dependent oxidoreductase: MSLRLSTVILPYRRWHEGARSAWVRAEQLGFHAAYTYDHLSWRSFRDGPWFGAVPTLTAAAAVTDRLRLGTLVTSPNFRHPVTLAKELISLDDISGGRITLGIGAGGTGFDATALGQEPWSPRERADRFTEFVSLLDRLLTEDAVTYEGRFYSAHEARNIPGCAQRPRLPFAVAATGPRGVKLAAQYGQAWVTTGDPKLYETGTPEQSVEALRGQIGRLAEACEAAGRDVAGLDKVLLTGFTPDRGRPLSSLDAFVDFAGRHRELGFTEIVIHWPVPDSGFAADEKVFERIAMEALAQLD; this comes from the coding sequence ATGAGTCTGCGTCTGAGCACCGTGATCCTTCCGTACCGCCGCTGGCACGAAGGCGCCCGTTCGGCGTGGGTGCGCGCCGAGCAGCTCGGCTTCCACGCGGCGTACACCTACGACCACCTGTCCTGGCGCAGCTTCCGTGACGGCCCCTGGTTCGGTGCCGTCCCGACCCTGACGGCCGCCGCCGCGGTCACCGACCGGCTGCGCCTGGGCACACTGGTCACCTCGCCCAACTTCCGCCACCCGGTGACCCTCGCCAAGGAACTGATCTCCCTGGACGACATCTCCGGCGGCCGGATCACCCTGGGCATCGGCGCGGGCGGCACCGGTTTCGACGCGACCGCCCTCGGCCAGGAGCCCTGGAGCCCGCGTGAGCGCGCGGACCGGTTCACCGAGTTCGTCTCCCTCCTCGACCGGCTGCTCACCGAGGACGCGGTGACCTACGAGGGGCGCTTCTACTCGGCCCACGAGGCCCGCAACATCCCGGGCTGTGCACAGCGGCCCCGGCTGCCGTTCGCCGTGGCGGCGACCGGCCCGCGCGGTGTGAAGCTCGCCGCGCAATACGGCCAGGCGTGGGTGACCACCGGCGACCCGAAGCTGTACGAGACCGGCACGCCGGAGCAGTCCGTCGAGGCGCTGCGCGGCCAGATCGGCAGGCTGGCCGAGGCCTGCGAGGCCGCCGGGCGGGACGTGGCCGGACTGGACAAGGTGCTGCTCACCGGCTTCACCCCGGACCGCGGCCGGCCGCTGTCGTCCCTGGACGCCTTCGTGGACTTCGCCGGCCGCCACCGCGAGCTGGGCTTCACCGAGATCGTGATCCACTGGCCCGTCCCGGACTCCGGCTTCGCGGCGGACGAGAAGGTCTTCGAGCGGATCGCCATGGAGGCGCTCGCCCAGCTCGACTGA
- a CDS encoding SDR family oxidoreductase, translating to MTLEGARERRVRTGGVDLCVAELGDPAQPTVVLVHGYPDSKEVWSEVAVRLAERFHVVLYDVRGHGRSTAPRPLRGGFTLAKLTDDFLAVVDAVSPDRPVHLVGHDWGSVQSWEFVTVGRTEGRIASFTSISGPSLDHFGHWIDARVKRPTPRRVGQLLGQGAKSWYVYLLHIPALPELAWRGPLGKRWPGILERAEGVPAGDYPTASLPSDAAHGAWLYRDNVRARLRRPRPDAYAHAPVQLITPQGDVFLSERLYDDLDRWVPRLTRRTLPAGHWVPRTRPDQLSAWIEEFVVSVEGGRPVPRPTGRHAERFAGQLVLITGAGSGIGRATAFAFAEAGARVIAVDRDAESAARTAELCRLVGAPEAWAEPADVSDEQAMEKLAEKVHRAYGVLDVLVNNAGIGLSGSFFTTTTDDWRSVLDVNLWGVIHGCRLFGARMAERGQGGHIVNTASAAAYQPSRLLPAYSTSKAAVLMLSECLRAELAPRGIGVTAVCPGIVNTNITATARFTGVDAAEQRRRQQRSARLYGLRNYPPEKVADAILDAVARDKPVAPVTPEAKGAHLLSRLAPGLLRRIARVEPRL from the coding sequence GTGACCTTGGAGGGTGCACGCGAGCGCCGGGTGCGTACCGGCGGGGTCGACCTGTGCGTGGCCGAGCTGGGCGACCCGGCCCAGCCGACCGTCGTACTGGTGCACGGCTATCCGGACAGCAAGGAGGTCTGGTCGGAGGTGGCCGTACGGCTCGCCGAACGCTTCCACGTGGTGCTCTACGACGTCCGCGGCCACGGCCGCTCCACCGCGCCACGACCCCTGCGCGGCGGCTTCACCCTCGCCAAGCTCACCGACGACTTCCTGGCCGTCGTGGACGCGGTCAGCCCGGACCGGCCGGTGCACCTCGTCGGGCACGACTGGGGCTCGGTGCAGTCCTGGGAGTTCGTCACCGTCGGCCGCACGGAGGGCCGCATCGCCTCGTTCACCTCGATCTCGGGGCCGTCCCTGGACCACTTCGGGCACTGGATCGACGCGCGGGTGAAGCGTCCGACGCCCCGGCGGGTGGGCCAGCTCCTCGGCCAGGGCGCCAAGTCCTGGTACGTCTACCTGCTGCACATCCCGGCCCTGCCCGAACTGGCCTGGCGCGGCCCGCTCGGCAAGCGCTGGCCCGGGATCCTGGAGCGGGCCGAGGGGGTCCCGGCCGGCGACTACCCGACCGCCTCCCTCCCCTCGGACGCGGCGCACGGCGCCTGGCTCTACCGGGACAACGTCCGCGCCCGGCTGCGCCGGCCCCGCCCGGACGCCTACGCCCACGCGCCCGTGCAGCTCATCACCCCCCAGGGGGACGTGTTCCTGTCGGAGCGGCTGTACGACGACCTGGACCGGTGGGTGCCCCGGCTGACCCGCCGCACGCTGCCCGCCGGGCACTGGGTGCCGCGCACCCGCCCCGATCAGCTGTCGGCGTGGATCGAGGAGTTCGTCGTGTCCGTGGAAGGCGGCAGGCCCGTCCCGCGGCCCACCGGCCGGCACGCCGAACGGTTCGCCGGGCAGCTGGTGCTGATCACGGGCGCGGGCAGCGGCATCGGACGGGCCACGGCGTTCGCCTTCGCGGAGGCCGGCGCGCGGGTGATCGCCGTCGACCGCGACGCCGAGTCCGCGGCCCGCACCGCCGAGCTGTGCCGGCTGGTCGGCGCGCCCGAGGCGTGGGCCGAGCCGGCCGACGTCTCCGACGAGCAGGCCATGGAGAAGCTCGCCGAGAAGGTGCACCGCGCCTACGGCGTGCTGGACGTGCTGGTCAACAACGCGGGCATCGGCCTGTCGGGCTCCTTCTTCACCACGACGACCGACGACTGGCGCTCGGTGCTGGACGTGAACCTGTGGGGCGTCATCCACGGCTGCCGGCTCTTCGGGGCCCGCATGGCCGAGCGCGGCCAGGGCGGCCACATCGTCAACACTGCCTCGGCCGCGGCCTACCAGCCCTCCCGCCTGCTGCCGGCCTACAGCACCTCCAAGGCGGCGGTGCTGATGCTCTCCGAGTGCCTGCGCGCGGAGCTGGCCCCGAGGGGGATCGGGGTCACGGCGGTCTGCCCGGGCATCGTCAACACCAACATCACCGCCACGGCCCGCTTCACCGGCGTGGACGCGGCCGAACAGCGCCGTCGCCAACAGCGGTCCGCCCGCCTGTACGGCCTGCGGAACTATCCGCCGGAGAAGGTGGCCGACGCGATCCTGGACGCCGTCGCCCGCGACAAGCCGGTGGCTCCGGTGACCCCGGAGGCCAAGGGTGCCCATCTGCTGTCCCGGCTCGCGCCGGGGCTGCTGCGGAGGATCGCGCGGGTGGAACCGAGGCTGTGA
- a CDS encoding M24 family metallopeptidase, with product MTTAVSSEPSVDLRGFKRVQRLAYECAEAVAARLEPGVTEREAARMQREWLRERGVRDWFHLPFAWFGDRTAFAHFRIPLQFFPTDRALEPGMPFILDLAPVYEGYPADVGYSGSLGVNPVQDRLMADLEAHRELILREVRERRPLREIYQDVDRLMVRQGYANRHRAYPFGVIAHKVDRVRPRRWSPHLFGFGTQSLRGLASDALHGHREGWSPLWSPYRFSDHPPQPGLWAVEPHLGFRGTGAKFEEILVVTDSRDAEESAFWLDDDLPHVRRWAEEK from the coding sequence ATGACGACGGCAGTGAGCAGCGAACCCTCCGTGGACCTGCGGGGATTCAAACGGGTGCAGCGCCTGGCCTACGAATGCGCGGAGGCCGTCGCGGCCCGGCTCGAACCGGGGGTGACCGAGCGCGAGGCGGCGCGGATGCAGCGGGAGTGGCTGCGCGAGCGCGGGGTGCGGGACTGGTTCCACCTCCCCTTCGCCTGGTTCGGCGACCGCACGGCCTTCGCGCACTTCCGCATACCGCTCCAGTTCTTCCCCACCGACCGCGCCCTGGAGCCGGGGATGCCGTTCATCCTGGACCTGGCGCCGGTGTACGAGGGCTACCCGGCGGACGTCGGCTACTCCGGCTCGCTGGGCGTGAACCCGGTGCAGGACCGCCTGATGGCCGACTTGGAGGCACACCGGGAGCTGATCCTGCGCGAGGTGCGCGAACGACGCCCGCTGCGCGAGATATACCAGGACGTGGACCGGCTGATGGTCCGCCAGGGTTACGCCAACCGGCACCGCGCCTACCCCTTCGGGGTGATCGCCCACAAGGTGGACCGGGTACGGCCGCGCCGCTGGTCGCCCCATCTGTTCGGCTTCGGCACGCAGTCCCTGAGGGGCCTGGCCTCCGACGCGCTGCACGGCCACCGCGAGGGCTGGTCGCCGCTGTGGTCGCCGTACCGCTTCTCGGACCACCCGCCGCAGCCGGGCCTGTGGGCGGTCGAACCGCACCTCGGCTTCCGGGGAACGGGCGCGAAGTTCGAGGAGATCCTGGTGGTCACCGACTCCCGGGACGCCGAGGAGAGCGCGTTCTGGCTGGACGACGATCTGCCGCACGTGCGGCGCTGGGCGGAGGAGAAGTGA